One window from the genome of Salvia miltiorrhiza cultivar Shanhuang (shh) chromosome 7, IMPLAD_Smil_shh, whole genome shotgun sequence encodes:
- the LOC130992364 gene encoding probable 2-oxoglutarate-dependent dioxygenase AOP1, protein MGSETSPELLVVDFNNPKMNAGSNCWSSACKDIRKAFETHGCFVALYDNISPQLHDSIFKATQEVLDLPIQTKLKNITEKPYHGYTGQIPIAPLHEATGIDYANTLHGAHSFTTLMWPQGNQFFCETTMSFAKAVAEIEKMVVMMFFESYGVDKYAEAHSNATTYFLRLMKYDPPSEGETTLGLPPHTDKSFITVLYQNHISGLQTRSRDGQWINVQFPAASFLVMAGDACKAWSNDRVFSATHKVIMDTERKETRYSTGLFSFLSKTLEVPVELVDDEHPLKFKPLAHIDLLKFFATEQGRRSQNLLEDFVGKSGE, encoded by the exons ATGGGTTCCGAAACTAGCCCTGAGCTTCTAGTAGTAGACTTCAACAATCCAAAGATGAATGCAGGTTCAAATTGTTGGTCATCTGCCTGCAAAGACATAAGAAAAGCCTTTGAAACCCATGGTTGTTTTGTTGCATTATACGACAACATTTCACCCCAACTCCACGACTCCATCTTCAAAGCAACCCAAGAGGTACTTGATCTTCCCATTCAAACCAAACTCAAAAACATTACCGAAAAACCCTATCACGGATATACGGGTCAAATCCCCATTGCGCCCCTCCACGAAGCCACAGGCATCGACTACGCCAACACTCTCCATGGAGCTCACAGTTTCACCACACTCATGTGGCCTCAAGGAAACCAATTTTTCTG TGAGACCACGATGAGCTTTGCGAAGGCGGTTGCAGAGATAGAGAAAATGGTGGTGATGATGTTCTTTGAGAGCTACGGCGTGGACAAGTATGCGGAGGCACATAGTAACGCAACCACTTATTTTCTCCGATTGATGAAGTACGACCCCCCTAGCGAGGGAGAGACCACGTTGGGTCTTCCGCCCCACACAGACAAGAGCTTCATCACCGTACTTTATCAGAATCACATCTCCGGCCTCCAAACTAGGTCTAGAGACGGCCAATGGATTAATGTCCAGTTCCCGGCCGCCTCTTTCCTTGTCATGGCCGGAGATGCTTGCAAG GCATGGAGTAATGATCGAGTGTTTTCTGCCACCCACAAAGTTATCATGGATACCGAAAGAAAGGAAACCAGATACTCAACTGGATTGTTTTCTTTTCTCAGTAAGACTTTGGAAGTTCCAGTGGAGTTGGTTGACGACGAACACCCTTTGAAATTCAAGCCCTTGGCTCATATTGATTTGTTGAAGTTTTTTGCGACAGAACAAGGCCGACGATCCCAGAATTTACTTGAAGATTTtgttgggaaaagtggtgaataa
- the LOC130992365 gene encoding diphthamide biosynthesis protein 4-like, which translates to MFLEMECGGVPLYYSLLGVTSDASDHEIRRAYRKLAMQWHPDKWTRTPSLLGEAKHRFQQIQEAYSVLSDRSKRMLYDAGLYSCEDEDEVEGFDDFLGEMVSLMKDVREEENNYSMSEVQSMFWEMAQDFQMAESVQQQNACDSQWGLYDECGDVGNSWWEASMTLNPQLGSFDTFGAHNLCR; encoded by the exons ATGTTTCTGGAGATGGAATGCGGTGGAGTTCCGCTGTATTACAGCCTTCTTGGCGTCACTTCGGACGCTTCCGACCACGAAATCCGACGAGCTTATCGTAAGCTTGCTATG CAATGGCATCCCGATAAATGGACCAGAACCCCTTCTCTTCTTGGTGAGGCCAAACACAGATTTCAGCAAATCCAAGAAGCTTATTCAG TGTTATCAGATAGAAGTAAGAGGATGCTATATGATGCAGGGCTGTACAGCTGTGAAGATGAGGATGAGGTGGAG GGATTCGATGATTTTCTTGGTGAAATGGTGTCTCTCATGAAAGATGTGAGGGAAGAG GAAAATAATTACAGCATGAGTGAAGTGCAGAGCATGTTTTGGGAGATGGCACAAGATTTTCAGATGGCGGAGTCGGTGCAGCAGCAAAACGCGTGTGATTCGCAGTGGGGTTTATATGATGAGTGTGGCGATGTGGGCAACAGTTGGTGGGAAGCGAGCATGACACTGAATCCGCAGTTGGGCAGCTTCGACACTTTTGGCGCACACAACTTGTGCAGATGA
- the LOC130992368 gene encoding 2-oxoglutarate-dependent dioxygenase AOP2-like, with amino-acid sequence MGSETSPELLVVDLNNPEMKAGWSSACKDIRKAFETHGCFVALYDKISPQLHNSIFKAAHDLFDLPIHTKIQNINEKPYHGYVGQMPIVPLHEGLGIDYANTLEGAQSFTNLMWPQGNQSFCERSMGFAKAVAELEKMVVRMLFESYGVEKHVESHVDATTYLLKFLRYRAPTEGETTMAFPPHTDKSFVTILYQNHISGLQTRARDGQWIDVNFPPSSFVVMAGDACKAWSNDRVLSPSHKVTMDIKGKETRYTMGLFSFLSKTVEVPEELIDDDQNPLKFKPFAHLDLLKFYDTEQGRRSQNILQDFCGV; translated from the exons ATGGGTTCCGAAACTAGCCCTGAGCTTCTGGTAGTAGACTTGAACAATCCAGAGATGAAGGCAGGCTGGTCATCTGCGTGCAAAGACATAAGAAAAGCCTTTGAAACCCATGGTTGTTTCGTGGCATTATACGACAAGATTTCACCCCAACTCCACAACTCCATCTTCAAAGCAGCTCATGACTTATTTGATCTTCCCATTCACACCAAAATCCAAAACATAAACGAGAAGCCCTATCATGGCTATGTGGGTCAAATGCCCATTGTGCCCCTCCACGAAGGCCTAGGCATCGACTACGCCAACACCCTTGAAGGAGCTCAGAGCTTCACTAATCTCATGTGGCCTCAGGGAAATCAATCCTTCTG TGAGAGGTCGATGGGGTTTGCGAAGGCGGTTGCGGAGCTAGAGAAAATGGTGGTGAGGATGTTGTTTGAGAGCTACGGTGTGGAGAAGCACGTGGAGTCACATGTGGATGCAACCACTTATCTTCTGAAATTCTTGAGGTATCGAGCACCTACTGAGGGAGAGACTACCATGGCTTTTCCGCCGCACACCGACAAGAGCTTCGTCACCATACTCTATCAGAATCACATCTCCGGCCTCCAAACTAGGGCTAGAGACGGCCAATGGATCGACGTCAACTTCCCGCCTTCCTCGTTCGTTGTCATGGCCGGAGATGCTTGCAAG GCATGGAGTAATGATAGGGTGCTTTCTCCGAGCCACAAAGTTACGATGGACATTAAAGGAAAGGAAACGAGGTACACAATGGGGCTATTTTCTTTCCTCAGCAAGACTGTGGAAGTTCCTGAGGAGTTGATTGATGATGATCAAAATCCTTTGAAGTTCAAGCCCTTCGCCCACCTCGATCTGTTGAAGTTTTACGACACAGAACAAGGCCGCCGATCCCAGAATATACTCCAAGATTTCTGTGGTGTTTGA
- the LOC130992369 gene encoding probable 2-oxoglutarate-dependent dioxygenase AOP1 has protein sequence MGCLANQTVLPTISFSEQNLEVGSSSWLSTSKDVVAALEEFGCFNATYSNFSPQLHHAIFGASEELFDLPTHVKMLNTSDTPTHGYVGQIAAIPLYEGLGIENATTQDGVTKFTHLLWPSGNETFRETALEYSKVVAELDKVVMRMVAEVYGIRSAYESLVETTSYLLKLIKYRPPAKDEAGLGIVPHTDKSFTSILHQRLVKGLQIMTKAGDWIGVDPSPSAFVFMAGDACMAFTNGRIEPSKHRVIIDGSEERYSLGLFTFIRDVKIQVPEELVDEDHPLQFKPFDHYKFIHFIYTEESKSSESPIRAFCGV, from the exons ATGGGTTGTTTGGCAAATCAAACAGTACTTCCCACAATAAGCTTTTCGGAGCAAAATCTAGAGGTAGGATCGTCTTCTTGGTTGTCCACCAGCAAAGATGTGGTTGCTGCACTCGAAGAATTCGGTTGTTTCAACGCTACCTACAGCAATTTCTCCCCCCAATTGCACCACGCAATCTTCGGAGCTTCCGAGGAACTCTTCGATCTTCCAACTCATGTCAAAATGCTCAACACTTCCGACACACCTACTCATGGCTACGTGGGTCAAATAGCGGCCATACCTCTCTACGAAGGTCTAGGAATCGAAAACGCCACCACCCAAGATGGCGTCACCAAATTCACCCATCTCTTATGGCCTTCAGGAAATGAAACTTTccg TGAGACAGCGTTGGAGTACTCCAAGGTTGTGGCGGAGCTGGACAAGGTGGTGATGAGGATGGTGGCGGAGGTTTATGGGATAAGGAGCGCATACGAATCCTTGGTCGAAACGACGTCGTACCTTCTCAAATTGATAAAGTATCGACCACCGGCGAAAGATGAAGCTGGTTTAGGGATTGTCCCTCACACTGACAAGAGCTTCACCTCCATTCTTCACCAACGCCTAGTAAAGGGCCTCCAGATTATGACCAAAGCCGGTGATTGGATCGGCGTCGACCCCTCGCCCTCTGCCTTCGTTTTCATGGCCGGCGACGCTTGCATG GCATTTACCAATGGAAGAATAGAGCCTTCAAAACATAGAGTGATAATTGATGGGAGTGAAGAAAGGTATTCGCTTGGGCTGTTTACATTTATTAGGGATGTGAAAATACAAGTGCCTGAAGAGCTAGTTGATGAAGATCATCCTTTGCAGTTTAAGCCTTTTGACCACTACAAATTTATCCATTTTATTTACACCGAGGAGAGCAAGAGCTCAGAGTCTCCAATCAGGGCTTTTTGTGGAGTTTGA
- the LOC130992371 gene encoding uncharacterized protein LOC130992371, whose amino-acid sequence MFTSLLIKDSDGVREALDQLREIGWAKKWSSQPYISRRTTSLRELTTLGLKNAEELVIPSTRNDAAFLFTVVGSTGFLGILAGQLHGDWGFFVPYLVGSISLLVLAIGSISPGLLQAAIGGFSSFFPDYKERIARHEAAHFLGGGTRNCCRDGPI is encoded by the exons ATGTTCACGAGCTTGTTAATT AAAGATAGTGATGGAGTGAGAGAGGCACTTGATCAGTTGAGGGAAATTGGTTGGGCCAAAAAATGGAGTTCTCAACCATATATATCTCGTCGTACA ACATCTCTCCGAGAGCTGACAACTTTAGGTCTGAAGAACGCGGAGGAGCTTGTTATACCTAGCACCAGAAACGAC GCAGCTTTTCTCTTTACTGTGGTTGGCTCAACTGGATTTTTGGGTATTCTTGCTGGCCAGCTTCATGGG GATTGGGGCTTCTTTGTGCCATACTTGGTCGGGAGCATTTCCTTGCTAGTTCTCGCTATAGGGAGCATCTCCCCGGG GCTGCTTCAGGCTGCAATCGGAGGATTTTCTTCATTCTTCCCAGATTACAAGGAGAGGATTGCTAGACATGAAGCAGCTCATTTCTTAG GTGGAGGTACAAGAAATTGCTGCAGAGATGGGCCAATCTAA